A region from the Benincasa hispida cultivar B227 chromosome 10, ASM972705v1, whole genome shotgun sequence genome encodes:
- the LOC120087877 gene encoding uncharacterized protein LOC120087877 isoform X3 encodes MVSPQSSKNFTNCSMNQTVHMRGESGTCNVCSAPCSSCMHLKRAITVSKAEEFSDETSHVNATSQYSANDADALSSIKSRACGSSLHANSETSNLLSVNSSHDSFSENADSMATIRSSDAANFSVDIDMHKKLYSGIVSEGHIATEPTVQTTSEKHGSIKGAEGHDDNISCVSQSSNANIAAVSHQKIMDNKNVSRGSASVGSLCREGSKVVLSSKLAFSETPASKEVHNSSKEAHTLDSLSPSDKPLSEIGFEQNPSTCVKGEPLESSLVHSDSLTREVVTAPPHGEKSVTNICNKVGDDFKVSPQILPKSEEGIHLDRSEPPDGDVKNQYDDEQCENFKDLSGSSDVKEHHSQSASGSESDESDIVEHDVKVCDICGDAGREDLLAICSRCTDGAEHTYCMRERLDEVPEGDWLCEECKSAEENENQKQDVEGKGYLSYKRKDEGRRPNIVSPSPQVSDAEGKRVTRDSSSTRNFGKKNVDNVDVSVATKRQVLETNKGSTKASSPGRSIGLCRDSLSKSLDKGKLMLSQSKCLGDQSSNDVSEMARSPSVGSRLHTLKGTLLKSNSFNTLNSKPKVKLVDEFIPQKPRGIREHTSLEVKEGPPRALGKSQSFKTPSSGRAGMSEAKVKMLPSKFPHVQDPKGIKQGKDRNILDRKNPSKVDRSWTVTTSSAVSTSKVDQKLSLRGETNLVSSLSNNKDQKVIKSDGISSAHPKSRSSLVHKGLDNPLSPARALSTNGTCSSSIDQKINHVSPKEEPLSSSLTVERPSFNDNGRSREMTGPDEKNRESSATLTKPTVATSPKGGHCLKCKGTDHATESCIGGSPYVPDNNIISSREETCEENKLKAAIQAALLRRPEICKKRKFSDPSDEVSSSSTVLNSDIVHQDQFSFSNKLKNELSAETAYEGKTIVSSSATTFHRQPAASISKLPVLPNLDAPVPLHLEDTVSTAIPVEKVRVKDLSGHGATTSLLLKISVIPEYEYIWQGGFELHRCGKLPDFCDGIQAHLSTCASPKVIEVASRLPHKISLKEVPRSSTWPSQFHDCGVKEDNIALYFFARDIHSYERNYRSLLDHMIKNDLALKGNLDGVELLIFSSNQLPENSQRWNMLFFLWGVFRGKKTDCSDALKISNICSTEAVPLEKNFPDITATKSDDVCVAKCVNGEIFACDSPKLGKASSSADQMSDTTSTGCHKCESSFYQAQNSGCQFDQFEPKVSSMLASSTEFCQGSASSASMTLV; translated from the exons CAGTTCATATGAGAGGCGAGTCTGGAACTTGTAACGTGTGCTCTGCTCCTTGTTCATCTTGTATGCATCTTAAACGAGCTATTACAGTTTCAAAAGCTGAAGAATTTTCTGATGAAACCAGCCATGTAAATGCTACGAGTCAGTATTCTGCTAATGATGCTGATGCTTTATCCTCTATAAAGAGTAGAGCGTGTGGAAGCTCATTACATGCTAATAGTGAGACAAGTAATCTACTTAGCGTTAACTCTAGTCACGAttccttttctgaaaatgcTGATAGTATGGCAACGATAAGGTCATCTGATGCAGCAAATTTTTCAGTAGATATTGACAtgcataaaaaattatatagtgGAATAGTTTCAGAGGGACATATTGCTACTGAGCCAACCGTACAAACCACTTCAGAGAAGCATGGGAGTATCAAGGGTGCGGAGGGGCATGACGACAACATTTCGTGTGTTAGTCAATCTAGTAATGCAAATATTGCAGCTGTTTCTCACCAAAAGATTATGGACAATAAAAATGTATCACGTGGCTCTGCTTCAGTGGGTAGTTTATGTCGAGAAGGATCTAAGGTTGTATTGTCTTCCAAATTAGCTTTTTCAGAGACTCCTGCTTCTAAAGAGGTTCATAACAGCTCAAAGGAGGCACATACTCTGGACTCTCTTTCTCCAAGTGATAAACCATTATCTGAAATAGGTTTTGAACAGAATCCATCCACTTGTGTGAAGGGAGAGCCATTAGAATCATCTTTGGTACATAGTGACTCTCTGACTAGAGAAGTAGTTACTGCTCCACCTCATGGAGAAAAATCTGTTACCAACATATGCAACAAAGTAGGTGATGATTTCAAGGTTTCTCCTCAAATCTTACCAAAGTCAGAAGAAGGGATTCATCTTGATAGAAGTGAGCCTCCTGATGGAGATGTGAAAAATCAGTATGATGACGAGCAATGTGAAAATTTCAAGGACTTGTCTGGTTCATCTGATGTGAAGGAGCACCATTCGCAATCTGCATCTGGATCTGAGAGCGATGAATCAGATATTGTGGAGCATGAT GTCAAAGTTTGTGATATTTGTGGTGATGCTGGTCGGGAGGATTTGCTTGCTATATGTAGTAGGTGCACTGATGGTGCAGAACACAC CTATTGCATGCGAGAAAGGCTTGATGAAGTCCCTGAAGGTGACTGGCTTTGCGAGGAATGCAAATCAGCGGAAGAAAATGAAAACCAGAAGCAAG ATGTTGAAGGGAAAGGCTACCTTTCCTATAAAAGAAAAGATGAAGGGAGAAGGCCAAATATAGTTAGTCCCAGTCCCCAAGTTTCTG ATGCTGAGGGAAAAAGAGTAACCAGAGATAGCTCAAGTACGAGAAATTTTGGCAAGAAGAATGTGGACAATGTTGATGTTTCTGTAGCTACAAAAAGACAGGTCCTTGAAACTAACAAAGGCTCAACAAAAGCATCCAGCCCTGGCAGGAGTATTGGATTATGCCGTGATTCTTTGTCAAAAAGCTTGGATAAAGGGAAATTGATGCTTTCTCAATCAAAATGTTTGGGTGATCAAAGCAGTAATGATGTTTCAGAAATGGCACGCTCACCATCTGTTGGTTCAAGACTTCACACACTCAAGG GTACTCTTTTAAAGTCAAATTCATTCAACACTTTAAATTCCAAACCGAAGGTCAAACTTGTAGATGAATTTATACCCCAAAAGCCAAGGGGAATTAGAGAACATACCTCCCTTGAAGTCAAGGAGGGGCCTCCCAGAGCTTTAGGAAAATCTCAATCATTCAAAACTCCAAGTTCTGGCCGTGCAGGCATGAGTGAAGCAAAAGTTAAAATGCTACCATCTAAATTTCCTCATGTCCAGGATCCAAAAGGTATTAAACAAGGAAAGGACAGGAACATATTAGATAGGAAAAATCCATCAAAAGTAGATCGATCCTGGACAGTAACTACAAGTTCTGCAGTTTCAACATCTAAGGTTGATCAAAAGCTCTCATTGCGCGGTGAAACAAATCTCGTGTCATCTCTAAGCAACAACAAAGATCAAAAAGTTATAAAATCTGATGGAATCTCAAGTGCTCACCCTAAATCTAGAAGCAGTCTAGTTCATAAGGGCCTAGATAATCCACTCAGTCCAG CTAGAGCTTTATCGACCAATGGAACATGCAGTTCTTCTATTGATCAAAAGATAAATCATGTTAGCCCCAAGGAAGAACCATTATCCAGTTCATTAACCGTTGAGAGGCCGTCTTTTAATGATAATGGAAGGTCACGAGAAATGACAGGACCAGATGAGAAAAATAGGGAGAGTTCTGCAACGCTAACGAAGCCTACTGTTGCCACTAGTCCAAAAGGTGGTCACTGTCTAAAATGTAAAGGAACTGACCATGCTACAGAATCCTGTATCGGTGGTAGTCCTTATGTTCctgataataatataattagcTCTAGAGAGGAGACATGTGAGGAGAACAAGTTGAAAGCCGCAATTCAAGCAGCATTGCTTAGAAGGCCTGAAATAtgcaaaaagagaaaatttagtGACCCATCTGACGAGGTTTCCTCATCAAGCACAGTCTTAAATAGTGATATAGTGCATCAagatcaattttcattttcaaacaaGTTAAAAAATGAGCTTTCTGCTGAAACAGCATATGAAGGGAAGACAATTGTCAGTAGTTCTGCTACTACCTTTCACAGGCAACCAGCTGCAAGTATTTCAAAGCTACCTGTCCTGCCCAATCTCGATGCTCCTGTTCCTTTGCATTTGGAAGATACAGTTTCAACTGCCATTCCTGTTGAAAAGGTTAGGGTGAAAGATTTGTCTGGTCATGGGGCAACAACCTCGCTTCTCCTGAAGATTTCAGTGATTCCGGAGTATGAATACATATGGCA GGGTGGTTTTGAGTTGCATAGATGTGGGAAACTTCCAGATTTCTGTGATGGAATTCAGGCTCATCTGTCTACTTGTGCGTCACCAAAGGTTATTGAAGTGGCAAGCAGACTTCCGCACAAGATTTCTTTGAAGGAAGTACCTCGCTCGAGCACGTGGCCATCTCAATTCCACGATTGTGGTGTTAAAGAAGATAATATTGCTCTTTACTTTTTTGCAAGAGATATTCACAG TTATGAAAGAAACTACAGAAGCTTACTGGATCATATGATCAAGAATGATTTAGCCCTCAAAGGAAACCTTGATGGTGTCGAGCTCTTGATATTCTCATCAAATCAGCTACCTGAAAATTCACAAC GTTGGAATATGCTTTTTTTCCTATGGGGGGTGTTTAGGGGAAAGAAGACGGATTGTTCAGATGCTTTGAAGATTTCAAATATTTGTAGCACTGAAGCTGTGCCTTTAGAAAAGAACTTTCCTGATATCACAGCAACAAAGTCTGATGATGTTTGTGTGGCCAAGTGTGTCAATGGAGAGATATTTGCTTGTGATAGTCCCAAATTAGGCAAAGCATCCAGTTCAGCAGACCAAATGTCTGACACAACTAGCACTGGTTGTCACAAATGTGAATCTTCTTTTTATCAGGCACAAAATTCAGGCTGTCAGTTTGATCAGTTTGAACCAAAAGTATCGTCAATGCTGGCTAGTAGTACGGAATTTTGTCAAGGATCGGCTAGCTCTGCTTCCATG